TGGTGCAGGAACAGGGCCAGGGCAGCACCGATCAGCAGCGCCGCCAGCAGGGCCGGGCGGCCCGTCGCCACCGGCCGGGACAGGGCGAGGTCAGCCATTCGCGGATCCCTGCGCCGGCAGGACCTGCGCGAGCTGCCGGGCGAAACGGATGGCGGAGGCCACCCCGCCGTTGGGATAGACCACCGGCATCTCGATCACCCGGTCCCGGCGCACCGCCGGCAGGGCGGCCCAGAGTGGGCTGGCCGCGAGCTGCCGCAGCGCGCGCTCGGTCTCGGCGCCGCGGTCGAAATGGATCAGCCGGGCCTCGGCGTCGCCGGCCAGCTGCTCGATGCCGATCGAGGTGGTGCCCCAGACATTGGTTCGCCCCGTCCAGGCGTTGCGCAGGCCCAGGCGGGACAGCACGTCGCCGATCATGCCCTTGCCGCCGAAGATCGCGGCATGGCGCCCGTCCTCCATGAAGCGGACGACATAGACCGGCCGGTCGGTCCAGGGCTCGAGGACCTGGCGGGCCTCGGCCACGGCAGCACCGGCGCGGTCGGCCCAGGCCCGGGCCTCGGCGTCGCGGCCGGTCAGCGCCGCCACCCGGATCAGCAGGTCCCGGGCATGGTCCAGCGCCGGCTTCTCGGTGGAGAAGCTCGGCAGCCAGGCGACCGGGGCGATGCGCTCCAGGTCATTCTGGCCGACCTCGGCCCAGGAGGGGGCCAGGATCAGGTCCGGCCGCAGATGCTGCAGCAGCTCGAGATTGGGTTCCTGCAGCGGGCCCAGATCCGGCACGCCGTCCGGCAGCGCCGGCTCGGCCACCAGCCGCTCATAGAGCGGGATGTTGCCGACCGCGGCGGGCGTGACGCCGAGCGTCAGCAGCGTCTCGGTCAGCAGCAGGTCGAGGCATGCGACCCGGCGTGCCGGTCCCGGGGCCTGCGCGCGCGCCCAGGCCGGGCCGGCGAGGGCCAGCCCGATCCCGCCCAGGACCGCGCGCCGGTGCAGCATCACATCGTCACCAGCGGTAGCCCAGCGAGGCCGAAATGGTGAAGGGCTCGCCGTAACGGCAGCCGCCGATGTCGACGCAGGTGATGTAGTCCGTGTCGAACAGGTTCTTGGCGTTGAGCTGCAGCGTGGTTCCCGTCAGGCGTTCGTCGAGCGCGCCGAAATCATAGGAGATCATGGCGTCCACCAGCATCCGGCCCGGCACGTCCTCGCGGACCTTCCCTCCGGCCTCGGGGCTGCTGGCGGGATAGAAGCCCGGGATGTTGGTGGAGCTCAGATACTGCAGGCCGGCGCCGATCGTCAGGCCCCTGAGGCCGAGGCCGTCGAGCTTGTAGTCGGCCCAGACCGAGACATTGTGATACGGGACCAGGGCCAGGCGCTCGTCCTTCAGCTGGCCTTCCATGTTGCGTGCATCGGTATAGCTGTAGGCGCCGACGAGGTTGAGCGCACCGATGCTGGCCCGGGCCTCCAGCTCGATGCCCTGCGATCGCACCTTGCCAGTCTGGATCGAGAACAGGTTGTTCTCCGGATCCGTCATCAGCACATGGTCCTGGTCGATCCGGAAGATGGCGCCGCTGATCAGGAAGTTCTCGCCCGCCGGCTGGTAGCGCAGCCCGGCCTCGTACTGGTTGGCCTTGCTCGGCTCGAACTGCCTTCCGTCGGCGCTGACGCCGGCACTCAGCGCGGTCGGGTCGAAGGACTGGCTGAAGCTGACATAGGGCGCGAGGCCGTTGTCGAACAGATACAGCAGCCCGACGCGGCCAGTGAAGGCGCTGTCCGAACGGCTCTGCTTCCGGTCGATGCCCAGAAGGTCGAGCGTGGCCTGATTGCGGTAGCTGTTGTTGTAGGCGTCGGCCCAGTCGTAGCGGCCGCCGAGCACCAGGATCAGCTTGTCGTAGATCTTCATCTGATCCTGGAAATAGATGCCGATCTGCGAGCCCGAGTTCTTGAAGCCGGTGTTGTTGCTGTTGTTGACGGTGACGGTCGCGTCGTAGACCGGGTCGTAGATGTCGTTGAGCGCGGCGACCGAGCCGCCGAAGCGGTTGGTGTCGTAGCTGACGCCGTATGTGTTGATGCCGGCCAGGAGCGTGTGCTGCACCGGTCCGGTCTCGACCTTTGCCTCCAGCGAGGTGTCGGTGGTGAAGCCGTTCGACTCCTCGTCGCGATTGATCACGCCGCGGGTCAGGGAATTGTCGGCCCTGAGCGTTCCGTAGCTCAGATAGTTCCAATCCACCTCGGCATGATAGTAGCGCAGGGAATTGCGCAGGGTCAGGCTGTCGTTGAACTTGTGCTCGAGCTGGTAGCCGAGCGTGTAGCTCTCGCTGTAGTACTTGTCGTAGCCCTTCTGGCCGATGAACAGGTCGCGCGGGATCTTGCCTTCGCGCAATTCGGTGAAGGGCATTGGCGGCGCGAAGCGGGTGTAGATCTCCTGATAGTCGCTCAGGAAGGTGATGGTGGTCGCGTCCGACGGCCGGAAGGTGAGGGCCGGGGCGATGTAGAACTTGTCGTCCGGCACGTGATCGACCCAGTTGCCGGAATCGCGCCACAGGCCGGTCAGCCGGTAGGACAGCATGCCGTTGTCATCGATCGGCCCGCCGGTATCGCCGGAGAACTGGGTCCGGCCGTAGCTCCCGTACTCGGCGTTCAGCTCGTGGAACGTCGTGTCGGTCGGCCGCTTGCTGATGGCGTTGACCACGCCGCCGGGGGTCAACTGGCCGTAGAGGACGGAGGAGGGACCACGCAGCACCTCGATGCGCTCCAGCCCGTACGGCTCCTGGTTGCCGTCATAGACGTTCGACTGCAGCCGCAGCCCGTCGCGCAGCATGCCGGATGCGCCGGTGGACACGTTGAAGCCGCGGATCATGAAATCGTCGTTCAGCCGGCTGTAGGCGCCGGACTGGAAGGTGACGCCGGGGGTGTAGGTCAGCGCCTGGGACAGGGTCTCGGCGTTCGTCGCCGTGATCTGGTCCTTGGGAACCACCGAGATCGACTGCGGCGTCTCGATCAGCGGCGTGGCGGTCTTGGTGGCGCTGAGGCCGGTGTTGGCCACGAAACCCTGCACCGGGCCGGTCGGGCTCTCGCCCTGGCCGGTGACGACGATCGGGGCCAGGACGACGCCGTCCCCGGGCTGCGTCTCCTGCACCTGCGGCTGCGCCGGAGGCTGAACCTGCGTCTGCGCCTGCGCGGATGTCCCGACCGATCCGCTGGCCGCGACGAGAATGGTTGTCGTTAGCAACATCCGCACGCGGTCGCGCGCGCCGTATCCAGCACCCATGCCACCCCATCCTTCTTATTCGGAACCGCGGACGCCGGCGGCCTG
The sequence above is drawn from the Inquilinus sp. Marseille-Q2685 genome and encodes:
- a CDS encoding ABC transporter substrate-binding protein, which codes for MLHRRAVLGGIGLALAGPAWARAQAPGPARRVACLDLLLTETLLTLGVTPAAVGNIPLYERLVAEPALPDGVPDLGPLQEPNLELLQHLRPDLILAPSWAEVGQNDLERIAPVAWLPSFSTEKPALDHARDLLIRVAALTGRDAEARAWADRAGAAVAEARQVLEPWTDRPVYVVRFMEDGRHAAIFGGKGMIGDVLSRLGLRNAWTGRTNVWGTTSIGIEQLAGDAEARLIHFDRGAETERALRQLAASPLWAALPAVRRDRVIEMPVVYPNGGVASAIRFARQLAQVLPAQGSANG
- a CDS encoding TonB-dependent siderophore receptor — encoded protein: MQETQPGDGVVLAPIVVTGQGESPTGPVQGFVANTGLSATKTATPLIETPQSISVVPKDQITATNAETLSQALTYTPGVTFQSGAYSRLNDDFMIRGFNVSTGASGMLRDGLRLQSNVYDGNQEPYGLERIEVLRGPSSVLYGQLTPGGVVNAISKRPTDTTFHELNAEYGSYGRTQFSGDTGGPIDDNGMLSYRLTGLWRDSGNWVDHVPDDKFYIAPALTFRPSDATTITFLSDYQEIYTRFAPPMPFTELREGKIPRDLFIGQKGYDKYYSESYTLGYQLEHKFNDSLTLRNSLRYYHAEVDWNYLSYGTLRADNSLTRGVINRDEESNGFTTDTSLEAKVETGPVQHTLLAGINTYGVSYDTNRFGGSVAALNDIYDPVYDATVTVNNSNNTGFKNSGSQIGIYFQDQMKIYDKLILVLGGRYDWADAYNNSYRNQATLDLLGIDRKQSRSDSAFTGRVGLLYLFDNGLAPYVSFSQSFDPTALSAGVSADGRQFEPSKANQYEAGLRYQPAGENFLISGAIFRIDQDHVLMTDPENNLFSIQTGKVRSQGIELEARASIGALNLVGAYSYTDARNMEGQLKDERLALVPYHNVSVWADYKLDGLGLRGLTIGAGLQYLSSTNIPGFYPASSPEAGGKVREDVPGRMLVDAMISYDFGALDERLTGTTLQLNAKNLFDTDYITCVDIGGCRYGEPFTISASLGYRW